The window CGGGGCGAAAGAGCCGCGCCCTTTCATACGTACAGACCGCCGCGCAAAAACCCAAAAGCCGCTGGACCCCGGGTCAAGCCCGGGGAGACGGAATACAGCGCGGTGGACCCGGCCAGAACGTTCGTCAGCCGGGATATTTTCAATTTCCCTGCCGCTGATTACCCGTTTCAGGAGGTTTCTGCGCGGAGCGCAGCTCCCGCGATTTGGCGATTTCCGCGAGAACGGCGGGATCGGAAGATTCAAGGTAGTTGCTGACCGCCGGATAGGCGAATTTGATTCCCGCCTCCGTGTAGCGCTTGTGCAGCTCTTCGCGGAACTTGTACCCCACCCGCCACTGGTAGCCGGGAGCCGTCTTTATGAAGCAGCGGAATTTGATCCCGTTCTGCGCGTATTCGGTGATACCGTTGAATACCGGATTGGGGAATATTTTCGGATCTCCCTGTTTGACGGTCTCATCGGCAAGCTCCATCAGTATTTTTTTCGCCGCGGCGTAATCGCCCTCGTAGGGGATCGTCACGTAAATGGCGGTGTAGGACCAGTCTTTCGTGTAATTTATGACGTCCTGGATGGTGCTGTTGGGAATTATGATGAGGTTCCCCTCAAGGCTGCGCAGGCGCGTAAGGCGCAGTGTGAAGTGCTCGACGGTTCCCTGGTAGTTCCCTATTTGTATCCAGTCGTTTACATTGTACTGGTCTTCCACAATTATCAGCACGCCGTTGATGAAGTCGCGGATGAGGTTCTGCG is drawn from Cloacibacillus porcorum and contains these coding sequences:
- a CDS encoding mechanosensitive ion channel family protein, giving the protein MDTITGYHKQFLEYRGEMFLELLLKNMATILFILFILLIWYLIDKAIPYLMMHIFQAAGERARNTVYKDDEIRRAWLMYRMSTLRQLTTQMLRVLLATVMCFVILNAIGINIKPILAGIGIAGLGISLAAQNLIRDFINGVLIIVEDQYNVNDWIQIGNYQGTVEHFTLRLTRLRSLEGNLIIIPNSTIQDVINYTKDWSYTAIYVTIPYEGDYAAAKKILMELADETVKQGDPKIFPNPVFNGITEYAQNGIKFRCFIKTAPGYQWRVGYKFREELHKRYTEAGIKFAYPAVSNYLESSDPAVLAEIAKSRELRSAQKPPETGNQRQGN